TCACGTCCACGTCCGGCTTGGCGGCTTCCTGAGCCAGGGTGGCGGCGGTGGTGTTGAGGGCCAGGGCGTCGACCTGGGTGGAGGCCGAGGCCGAGATCTGCTTGTTCGACGCGTCCTTGATCGAGCGGGCGCGTTCGATGGCGGCGTCGGTGCGGGTTTTCAGGTCCTCAGCTTCGCCGTCGCGGGCGATCGCAAAGGTCTCCTTCGCCTTCGCCACCGCTGCCACTGCTGCTTCGGCTGCCAGCTTGGCGGCGTCCGCGTTCTTCTTGGCCTGCGCTGCGTAGGTGGCGGCGTTGCCTGCCTGCGTGGCGGCTTCCTCCGCGTATCCGGCGGCCTTGTTGGCGTGTGCCGCGGCGTTGTTGGCCGCGTCGCGCGCGCCGTAGGCGGCGGTCGCGGCCCGCTGCGCGAGAGCTGCGGAGCGGTCGGCGGCAGCGTCCGCGGCATTCGCGTGGCGTCGTGCTTCGGCTGCTGCCTGGCGTGCCTCGGCCGAGTGGCCGCCAGCCGCGTCCGCGTATCCGTTCGCCTCATCCGCCGCGTCAGCAGCGGCCCGCGCGTTGGTCGCAGCACCCTTGGCCGCGCTCGAGGCCAAACCGGCGGCGGCCGAGGCCTTGCCCGCCTCGTTCGCGGCCTTCGCCGACTCCGTCGCCGCCGTGGCTGCGGCACGCGCGTCAGCAGCCGACTGGCGTGCCTTGTCCGCGTCAGCCGCGTTGCCGGCAGCCGCGATCGCCGCGGTGTAGGCGTTGTTGGCCGCCCGCGCGGCAGCGGCAGCGGCCGACGCCGTCTGCGTCGCCGCCAGAGCGGCACGACGCGCCGCCCGGTTCGCCGCGTTCGCCGAACCGATCGCCTCCTGCGCAGCCGAAGCCGCCGCACGAGCAGCATCCGCCGCCTGCGCCGCCTTCACCGCGGCCCGTTGCGAGTCGTTCTTCGCCGCCTGGGTCTCCGCCGCGGCCTTCTTCGCGAGTTCCTTGGCCTTCTCCGAGGCATCGACAGCCTTCTTCGAGGCCTCATCGGCAAGCTTGGTGGCGTCCTGGGCCTGCTTGCCGGCCTCCTGCGCCTGCGCCAGCAACTCCTCGATCGTCGTGTACTCCACGTCCCGGTTCCGGGCGACGAACTGCCCGATCTCCAGGAACTCGACGATGTCTTCCGGGGTCCCCTTCAGCGCGACCTTCGCCGCCGCCTTCACATTCGGACCACCCGTACTCGTCAACCGGGCAACATCAACCCGATTATCATCCTTCCGCTCCTCGTACTGACCGGAATCGAGGAACTTTATGCGGTCCGCAGGCGTGCCTAGGAGGGCTGCCTTGCCCGCGTCGCGGACTCCAGGGCCACCTATGCCGACCATCCGAGCAATATCGACCTTGCGGTCCTCATCAAGCGGAGCTTTATAGCCCGATGCGAGGAAGTCGCGCATCTTGTCAGGCTGCGTCCAGACTTCCTTCGCAGCCTCCCGGACACCGGGCCCGCTCGTCGACATCAATCGGGCCGTGGCAACTCGGTTGTCGTCGTGCTGAATTACCTCCGCCCCATCCAGGAAATTTCGGATCGCGTCATCGCCACCAAGAAGCGCCTGCTCGGCCGCCTCCTTGATGCCAGATCCACCAGCCTCCCAAAGGATCACGATCCTGTCACGTATATCAACAGGGAGGGGTGCTGGATTTTCCGCAGCAACAGCGGAGGGCCCACCCGTCAGACCCGCTAGCAGACCAGTTGCCAACAACGCGTGCAACGCACGCCTGCGCACTCCCGAACCAAATGGCCGGGAAGATATATGCCGCCCCACGGTGCCCCCAATAAATTGAACGATCTGACCCCTCTGAGAAAAATCGCCAGTACCCGGCAACACCTGAGGGGCTGCTCCACTGCGGGCGATCAGCGAAGGCGACCGCCCTGGAGCCGAATGATCGTACAGCCAGCCAACTGCCACCCCCCGTCAGGGGCTCTCCGTTTACGGATGCACTTCGATGTTCACCCATAAATCCGATATGCACTTTTTGCGTACATGATTCATGCCAGGATTCGCCGCTTCACCGGATAGGTGACGGGTTGCGACAGGTTCGCAAATGAGATGTTGATCACGATCTACGGGCTCAGGGTGGTGATCGTCGGCGTGATTGAATCTGCTGAAACCTGAAGCGATCTTTGCGTATCGTTTCTCGTATTATGAAGAGGGTCATAATGGCTATACCCCGTGCGCGCAAGGCTCTGTTTGTGGGTCTCGCCTCGGTGTTCACGGCGACCACTGCGGCTATCGGTGTCGCCTATGCCGTGCCTGGAACCGTCGCTGCTGCGGCAGATGAAATGCCTTACGCCATCGAGGACTTCGGCTACCCGGATGCCGCGAAGATCGAGGCGGATAGGGCCATCGTCCTCAAGCGCGGCGACGGCAACGTTCTCCTGCAGGCCTGCGACGGCACCCAGGACGTCACCGTCAACACCCGGTCCGGGGAGAAGGACTACTGCTTCGACGTGAAGGCCAAGCCCGGCTATCTCACCCTGTCGGTCCCCAAGGCCTGGGGCATCTGGACCGGCGACGCCCCGGTGAAGAGCACCATCGAGGCGGGCGGCAAGACCACCGTCATCGACGCCCCCGCCAACGACTTCACCAGCTTCGGCGAAGCCACCGCCGAAGGCGTCAGCTCCGCGCTCATCGAACTCCGCGTCACCGGCTGACCTACGCATGAGGCGATCGGCGAGGAAACAGCGGGCCTTGACCTCGGATTCTGAACACGTCTATGCGGCTTGGGCCAGGGTAGTTGCAGCTGCCTGGAGGCCGTTTTCGTAGGCGACCGGGGACCGGTGGCCGAGGCGGGAGTGCCGGCGGCGGGTGTTGTATCGGGTCAGCCAGCGGAACGCGTCGAGCCTGGCCTCGTGCTCGCTCGGCCAGGCCTTCCGGCCTTTGAGCGTCTCCCTTTTGAAGGCGGCGTTGCGGCTTTCTGCGGCGGTGTTGTCGGCGCTGGATCCGACCGCGCCCATGCTCTGCCGGATTCCCGCTGACCTGCAGATTTCCGCGAAGGCCCTGCTCGTGTATTGGGATCCGTGGTCGGTGTGCATGATCGCGCCGCTCAAGTTTCCGCGGGTCCGCTCGGCGGCCGTGAGGGCGTCGATGACGAGTTCTGTCCGCATGTGGTCGGCGATCGCCCACCCGGCGAGTCGGCGTGAGGCGAGGGCGATGACGGTCGCGAGGTAGAGCGGCTTGGAGCCGCTGACTGGCAGGTATGTGATGTCGCCGACGTACTTTCTGTTTACCGCGGCCGCGGTGAAGTCACGGCCGATCAGGTCTGGCGCCTTCGCTGCGGCCTGGTCCGCGAGCGTGGTGCGGTGCCGGCGGCGCAGACGAACGCCCTCAAGTCCGATGGTCCGCATGATCCTGGCGACGCGCTTGTGGTTGACCGCGGGGCCACCCTCGTCGCGGAGTTCGGCGGTGATCCTGGGAGCTCCGTAGATGCCGTCGGAGTCCTGGTGGACCTTGCGTATCCGGGCTGCGAGCCCGGCTTCGATGGTCTGTCGAGCCGCTCTGGCGGCTGCGGTGCTGCGCCAGTAGGAGAAGCTCGAGCGGGGCAGGCCGAGGATGTCGCAGAGCCGCTTTACGCCGTGCCGGCGCTGGTGATCGTCGACGAACTGGTAGCGGGTCACCAGCGCATCTCCGTCGCGAAATACTGGGCCGCCTTGCCGAGAATATCCCGCTCTTCCTCGAGCTCACGGATCCTCTTCCGTGCGGCGGCCAGCTCCGCCTGGACGGCGTCCCCGCTAGGCGCTGTTTCCCGGATCATGTGCGGAGCCAGATGATGAGGGCTGCGAGGGTGACGGTGCCGAGGTAGATGTGGGCGCGTTTCTCGTAGCGGGTGGCGACGGCGCGGAAGCCCTTGAGGCGGTTGATGGTTCGTTCGACGGTGTTGCGTTTCTTGTATCGCTCGCTGTCGAAGCCGGTGGGCCGGCCGCCGCGTGAACCGCGGTTCTTGCGGTGTCTTTGCTGGTCGAGGCGTTCGGGGATGGTGTGGCGGATTCCGCGTCGTCGCAGGTAGCGGCGGTTCTTCCGGGATGTGTAGGCCTTGTCGGCCAGGACATGGTCGGGCCGGGTGCGGGGTCTTCCGACTCCGATACGGGGTACGGCGACATGCTCCAGGACACGCTCGAACTGTGGCCCGTCGCCGTAGTGTCCGGGTGTCAGGACGAGGGCGAGAGGCCTGCATCGCCCGTCCGCGGCGAGGTGGATCTTGGTGGGAATCCGCCGCGGGAGCGTCTCAGGCACTCGCCGATCTGACCACTTCCTCGAGCCGGACCACCAGTCTCCGCAACACCGGATCGACCGGGTTCGTCCCCCGAACGTGCCCCTTTTGAGGATCGGTGGCCGGCGGCGCCTTCCTCGCGCCGGCGGCGTGCTGGTGGGCCCGCACTGCTGTCGAGTCCACCGGCACGTCCCAGTCGATCCGGCCCGCAGCGTCCTCGGCGGCCTGGATCCGAGAAAGCAGCATCGTCCATGTTCCGTCAGCTGACCAGCGGTGATGGCGTTTGTAGACGGTTTCCCACGGCCCGAACCGCTCCGGCAGATCCCGCCACTGCACACCGGTCCGGACCCGGTAGAGCACCCCGTTGATGACCCGCCGGTGATCACTCCACCGGCCCCCACGAGCACCACCAGGAGGCAGGAACGACACCAGCCGGTCCCACTCCGCGTTCGTCAGATCCCCACGACCCATACGGCAAGCCTGACCCCAACACCCCACTCACGTCAGGAGATCCGAGAAACAGCGCCTAGTACTGCAACGGTGCCTGCTGTGACTGATGGCCAGGTCAGGGGCTGTGTCCGCGTCGCTTGTAGTGACTGGTGCGGGCTTGGTGTTGTCGTCGTCGGCGCCAGGTCGACCAGTGCAGGATGTGCTCGACGGGCGTGGGGCGGCGGTCGGTGAGGCGGGTGATCAGGCGTCGGATCTCGGCGAGGCTGAGGTGGATGAGCTGGGAGGATCCGTTTCTGCTTTCCCGGTATCCAGCTCGCGGGCTCGCAGGACGGTCAGGCAGGCGTGGGCGGCCATGGCGAGGGTCATGTGGCGGTGCCAGCCGGGATAGCGGCGGACCTGGTAGTCGTCCAGGCCGCATTCCTGCTTCGCGGTCTGAAAGCATTCCTCGATGGCCCACCGGCTGCCCGCGACACGTATCAGCTGGTCGAGGGTGGTTCCTGCGGGGCAGTAGGCGATGTGGTAGGAGATCTCGTCGGGCCGGTGGACGCTGCGGCGGGCGATCACCCAGTGCCGGCGATCCTCGCGGTGCCAGGGCCGCACCTCGACGCGAGCCCAGTCGTAGACCCGCTGGCCGTGGGCTCCCGCTCCGCAGGAACGACGCTTCCACTTCTGCCGGGCAAGGCCGGTGAACAGGTCGTGGACAGGGTGGTCGAGGGCCCAGCGGGTGACGACGGTGTCGTGCCGGGTGGTGGCCATGACGTGGAAGACGTCCGCCTGCTCGAGCTCGAACCGCCAGCCCTTGGAGAAGCCGTAGGCGGCATCCGCGGTCACCCAACCGAACGGGATCTTGTCCGCGATGGCTTTGCGGACCATCGCCTTGGCCATGGCCACCTTCGTCTCGAACGCCGCCTCGTCACTGATGCCGGCCCGACGACACCGCTCGCGGTCATCCGTCCAGGAAGTAGGCAGATACAGGCGGCGGTCGATCAACGTTCTATCTCGGTCGGTGGCATAGCCGAGGAACACGCCGACCTGGCAGTTCTCCGTCCGTCCGGCGGTGCCGGAGTACTGCCGCTGAACGCCGGCCGACCGCGTTCCCTTCTTCAGGAATCCGGTGTCGTCCACGATCAGGACCGCCTCGCGATCCCCGAGGTTCTCGATCACGTAGTCACGGACGTCGTCGAGGGCCTCGTCAGCGTCCCACTCGATGCGGTTCAGCATCCGCTGGATACGGTCCGGACCGTCATGACCGGCCTGTTCTGCCACGGTCCAGCCGTTCTTGCGTTGCAGCGGAGCAATCAGTCCTCGCATATAGGCCAGTGCCGACTCACGCGGCTCCGACCTGCTGAAACGGTGCACGAACCGCTCGTGCACCGCGTCCAGTTCACGTGCCCACAACCTGACACCAGCAAGGTCCCCACCCATACCCACACCAACGACCAACCTGGCCATCAGTCACAGCAGGCACCGTTGCAGTACTAGACTGCGCAGCGGCCGGCGGTGCGGAGTGGGCGCCGGGCCGGGCCGTCGGCGGCCCGGATCCAATTCCGCAGCGGTTGCGGTGTTCACCCCGAGATCGCCGGCGACCGACTTGATCGTCGCTCCCGGCCTCGACCGGTACAACGCGACCGCGTCCGCCTTAAACTCGGCGGGACAGTGCCTCATCCCCACCGGGACTCCGTTCCCCTGGACCATCAAGATCCAAGTCTCTCCGACGTCCAAAATCCGGGGCCAGGGCCCCGGGCTGCTTCCACCCGGTTGTCGTCATGCTGAATGACTTGCGCCTGGTCCAGGAACGTACGGATCGCCTCTTCGCCACCCAGCAGCGCCTGCTCGGCCGTCTCCGTGATGCCAGGCCCGCCGGTTTCCCAGTAGTCGACGATCTGCCGACGTACCTCTGCCGGGGCAGGCGGCACTTCGGCCGCGAACGCGGTGGGCGCGCCCAGTAGACCTGACAAGAGACCGGCGGACAATAGCGCGCTCAGTGCGCGCCGGTGGGCCGAAGCCCGCTGGGATACTCCCGTGATAGCTGTCCGGGAGTGCATTCGCCGTTTCACGGCAATCCCCAATGATTAGAATATCAAATGATGGCAGGGTCGAGTTATCGAGAACCTCGCGCTACAGCCGCCCCGGAGCCTCCGCGGGGAGGCCTGCTACACGGAGCCGCATGATCGTACAGTCGCCCAACCACTGGGTCACACCGGGGCGTACAAAAATTTGCTGACGCATCTCACGGGGCGACCGTTGATCCATTAAGTCCGTTTCATGGCGATATCTTCTACCTCGATTCCCCGTGCAGGCGAATGGTTGTACAGGCGCAGTGAATTAGCACCTGAGATGTTGATCACGTTCCCCGGCCCGGGGTCGCAATCTTCGATGTGATTCAATCTGCTGAAATCTGACGGGATCTTTATGTCTCGTCCCTGCATTTTCGAGAGGGCCACAATGGCTATATCCCGTGCGCGTAAGACCCTGTTCGTTGGTCTCGCTTCGGTGTTCACGGCGACCACCGCGGCCATCGGTGTCGCCTACGCCGTCCCCGCAACCGTCGCCGCGACGGCAGCCGATGAGATGCCTTACGCGATCGAGGACTTCGCCTACCCGGACGCCGCGAAGATCGAGGCCGAGAAGGCCATCGTCCTCAAGCGCGGCGACGGCAACATCGTCCTCCAGGCCTGCGACGGCACCGAGGACATCACCATCAACACGCGCTCTGGGCAGAAGGACTACTGCTTCGACCTCAAGGCCAAGAGCGGCTACCTCACTCTCTCGGTCCCCAAGGCATACGGCATCTGGACCAGCGACGCCCCGGTGAAGAGCACCATCGAGGCAGATGGCAAGACCACCGTCATCGACGCTCCCGCCAACGACTTCACCAGCTACGGCGAAGCAACTGCCGAACGCACACCCGCCACTCTTATCGAGCTGCGCGTCAACAGCTGACAGCTGTTCAATTTTTTCTTCTTCAAGGCACTTGGCATGTCTGAAGCCGCATTGCCGGCCGACCGCTGTACCAGCACCTCAGCCATGCTGCCGCCGGTGCCCGCCGACCCACCCCCATGAGAAAAGACGTTCGCATGTCTGCACCCCGTCCGCGCGCCGCGTGGATCACCACCACCGTCGCCACCACTCTCGCCGGCGGCCTCCTCGCCACCGGGGCCGCTTCCGCCGTCGTCGGCATCCCCGGGACCTCCGGCCAGCACGCCTACACGGCCCGCGTGAACGTCGGCGAGGGTGACACCGCCCGCGGTTGCTCAGGTGTTCTCGTCGGTGCCGATTGGGTCCTCAGCGCCGCCAGTTGCTTCGCCGACAAGCCCGGTGACGTCCTCCCGGCCGGCAAGCCTAAGCTGAAGGCCACCGCGACCCTCGGCACGACGGTCCTCGAAGTCACGGAGCTCGTGCCCCGCACCGACCGCGACGCGGTCCTGGCCAAGCTCGCGAAGCCGGTCACCGGCATAGTCCCGGCCAAGGTCGCCTCCGCGGCGCCCGCCCAGGGGGCGAACCTCATGCTCGCCGGATTCGGCCGCACCAAGACCGAGTGGGTACCGGGCAAGCTGCACACCGGTGCGTTCACCCTCGCCTCCACCGGCGCGGCCTCGTACGCGCTGAACAGCAAGGGCGGCACCACCGACACCGTCTGCCAGGGCGACGCCGGAGGCCCCGTCCTCAACGGCCAGGGCGAGATCACTGCGTTGGCCAGCCGGTCCTGGCAGGGCGGCTGCCTGGGCACCGCCGCCACGGAGACCCGCACCAACGCCATCGCCGCACGCGTCGACGACCTGCGGGACTGGATCGACACCAACCGGGCCCGTGCGTCCGGGTGGAAGACGCAGGCCTTCGTGCAGGCCGGGAGCAGCGTGTACCAGGCCGTCCGGCTGCCGGACGGCTCCTGGACCGGGTTCTCCGACCTTCAGGCCAAGGTCGCCAGCCTCGGCGGGGTGCGTTCCTCGGCCGTCGCAGGCGTCAACGGCGACACACACGTGCTGGCCATCAGCAACAGCGCCGGCCTCTACCACACGGTGCGCCGGGAGAACGGCTCCTGGGACGGCTTCGGGGACGTCTTCAGCGCCGCCGGCACCCTCGGCAAGCTCACACAGGTCTCGGCCGTGTCCATCGGCTACGAGCTGCACGTCGTGGCCGTCGCAGACGGCAAGGCCCTCCACACCGTCCGCAACGCCGCGGGCGAGTGGACCCCGTTCCGTGACGTCACCAGCGGATCCGTCGCCAACGTGACGGCCGCGGCGACCGCCAGCGTCCGGGGCGAGCTCCAGGTCGGCATCGTCAGCGGTGGCAAGGCATACCACAGCATTCGCCAGACCAACGGGAACTGGCTGGGCTGGGGCAACGTCGCCCAGGCTGCCGGCGCCACCGGCCCCATCACCTCGATCGGCATGGCCGGGAGCGGCGACGAGACCCACTTCGTCATCGCCGCCGACGCCGGGACCCGTCAGTACCACACCATCCGCAACTTCAACGGCACCTGGAGCGCCTTCGGCGAGCTGAAGGACGTCCTGGGCACGGTGACCGCCAAGTCCGTCTCCGCGGCCACCGTCAACGGAGAGATCCAGGTGACCGCCACCACCGCCGACGGCAAGCTCCTGCACACCACCCGCCACGCCAACCGGACCTGGGACGCGCCCGTGACGGTGCCGCTGCTGGGCCTGCCCGCAGCCCCCGGCAGCCTGGCGACCACCGCCACCTACACCGGCTGACCGTATCGCTCGTCGGGCCCCGCCCGTATCAGGACCTGATCTTGATACGGGCGGGGCCTTCGGCGTGTCGGACGGTGTCCGGCGCCCTCGATGCCGGACACAGTCGGCAGCGGCCGACGTGTGCCCGGGGGACGCACTGCATCGCACCCGACGCTCAGCACCGGCTTCCGGCTCGCGGTGCGGGTCCGGCTGCTCAACGCGGTTGGCTCGCTGGTCGTCCTCGCGCACCGGGTGCGCTACGGACGGGGCGTCGTCGCGGTCGGCTTACTTCTGCGTACTCGCTCCGGCTCCGTCTCCGCCCTTCGTGAAGGCGTCCTGCAGGTGGCGCAGTTGCTCGCTCACCGGCTCTGCAGATCGTGGCCCGGCCTGGCGGCGAGATCGGTGCAGCAGATCCCGCCACCGGGGTTCCGCTCCGGCAGCGGTCCCACCGTGGCGCCGTGCTCTTGGCGCTCGACGGCAACCTGGAACGCACCGAGACGGCCTTGGCCGTGCAGTTCTCCTTGCCGCCGAGGGCATCGGACTGGCGGGCTCCCTCATGGGTGGTCTGCCCATGACGACAGCGCCCGCCGAACTCCACCGGCTCTTCCGCATCCACGTGCCCGTGCTCGACGAGGACCGCCGGATGACGCCCGGAGGCGAAGCGGCCACAGACCCTCTTCGCCCGCGGCGAACTCCTGCCCACCGGATCCTGACGGGTCGACAGGCACTGCGGCGCAGCAGAACACCGAGGAGAGGAAAGTGGCAGGGCGAGGACGTTCGCGCTCATCGGGGCGGGGGTCGGCGGGCTGCAGCCGCTACGTGCCGGCCGGCCGCGGCTTGGTCGGGCGCAGGGCGGCGGCCAGGTGGCGGCGGGCTCCGCGGAGGGACAGCGCGGTGGGCGCGGCGACGGCGAGTGCGAGGAACGTCCAGCAGTACAGGACCGCGAGCTCGCCGTCGTTCTGCATCGGGAGGAGTCGGTCGGGCTGGTGCTCGGTGAAGTAGGCGTAGGCCATGACGCCGGAGCACAGCGGGGCCGCGGGCCGGATGAGGAGGGCGCCGCCGGTGAGTCCGATAAGTCCGGCCCACCAGTAGGGCCACAGGCCCGTCGGGACGGGGCCGTCGCCGATCACGCCGAAGAGCTTGGCGACGCCGTGGCAGGCGAAGAGGGAACCGGTGACGATGCGGAGGAGGCCCAGCAGGTGGCCGTCGCCGGGGCGGGGAGGGTGGGGCATGGTCGCATCCCGGGGTCAATGGATTGTGAGGGTGCCGGACATGAACTGGTGGATGGTGCAGATGTAGGAGTACGTGCCGCGGGTGCGGGGCGCCGTGAAGGTGGCGCTGCGGCCGGCCTTGATCGTTTTGGTGTCGAAGGCGGCGCGGCCGGTGCCGGTGCCGGTGCCGGTGTGCGGGGCAGTGTCCTGGTTGACGACCGTGACGACGGTGCCAGGGGCCACGCTGAGCGAGCCGGGGCCGAAGCCGAAGGCCTTGATCGTGATCCGTGCGGCCGGTGCGGACTGGGCGGGTGCGGACTGGGCGCCGGCGGGCGCAAGGCAGACACCGACCAGGGCGGCCGCGGCGCACGCGGCGCGGACGGCCACCGAGCGCAGCGGGTGGGAGGCGGGTTTGAGCAGCAGCATGGCGCATCGGCCCTTCGCGGGGCGGGGAGGCCGAGGGGGTCGGCCGTGTGGTGGAGGGAGCCGGGGCTCCTGGGGCCGGGTGGCGTGACGGCGGGCACGGTCGCGGCACCCGGCTCGGGGTCGGTGGGTCGGTCCGTGGGTCGGCAAGGTCAGACGGTGAAGAGGGTGAGCTTGGCGGCCTTGTCCGTCTGAAGGCGTCCGGTACGGGGTATTCGCCGAGGACGAAGTGCAGGATCGCGGCGTGCATGGCCTCGACGGGTGCGATGCTCGCGCCGGTCCTGATGCCGGCCGGGCCGGGGACGTTGCCGGCCGCGAACAGGTACGTCTACGCGGCCTGGTCCTCCAGGGCGAGCGCCAGGCGGGCGACGGCCCCGATGTCCTTCGCCTGGCCGAGAGCCTTGAGGGTGGCGGGTTGGTTGGACAGCGGCACTCCCGTGATCGCGGGCCGGCCCGCTCCCGTCAGCACCGCGTTCCATGCCTTGGCGTGTGCGGCGTGCTGGTCCATGGCCGTCTTCGCGAAGGTGCCGACGGCGGGCGGCACCTTGCCGAGCTTGCCGGCGCTGGCCGCCTTCAGCGCGGCGCCGTAGGCGCCCACGGCCTGGTTCTCCGGCGCAGCGGCCAGCGCTCGACCGGTTCTCCTTCGCCATGGTGGCAACCTTGGAAGAGTCGCTGATGGTCCTGCGTCCCCGCGCCGTACCTTCACCGGCCGACGAGGCGTCGACATGAGTGCCGGTTCGGCGGGGTGCCGTCCCGCCGGGCCCGACATGCCGCCTCCTGGGGCAGTGGAGTTGCCTTCGAGTCCGCTCGAAGGTGTTGGCTGGTGGGAGAGCACCGCGACGTGCCGACCGTACGGACGGCGAGTTTCCCTGAGGAGCACACCATGACGCAGAAGATCTGGTTCATCACCGGTGCCTCGCGCGGCTTCGGCCGGGAGTGGGCGATCGCCGCCCTCGAACGCGGCGATTCGGTGGCGGCGACCGCGCGCGACCTCTCCACGCTGGGCGACCTGCACGAGAAGTACGGGGAACGACTGCTGCCCCTGCGTCTGGACGTGACGGACCGTGACGCGGACTTCGCCGCCGTGCAGCAGGCGCACGAGCGGTTCGGGCGCCTCGACGTGGTGGTCAACAACGCCGGTTACGGCCACTTCGGCATGGTCGAGGAACTGACCGAGGCCGAGG
Above is a window of Streptomyces subrutilus DNA encoding:
- a CDS encoding IS3 family transposase, with the translated sequence MTRYQFVDDHQRRHGVKRLCDILGLPRSSFSYWRSTAAARAARQTIEAGLAARIRKVHQDSDGIYGAPRITAELRDEGGPAVNHKRVARIMRTIGLEGVRLRRRHRTTLADQAAAKAPDLIGRDFTAAAVNRKYVGDITYLPVSGSKPLYLATVIALASRRLAGWAIADHMRTELVIDALTAAERTRGNLSGAIMHTDHGSQYTSRAFAEICRSAGIRQSMGAVGSSADNTAAESRNAAFKRETLKGRKAWPSEHEARLDAFRWLTRYNTRRRHSRLGHRSPVAYENGLQAAATTLAQAA
- a CDS encoding IS701 family transposase, whose product is MGGDLAGVRLWARELDAVHERFVHRFSRSEPRESALAYMRGLIAPLQRKNGWTVAEQAGHDGPDRIQRMLNRIEWDADEALDDVRDYVIENLGDREAVLIVDDTGFLKKGTRSAGVQRQYSGTAGRTENCQVGVFLGYATDRDRTLIDRRLYLPTSWTDDRERCRRAGISDEAAFETKVAMAKAMVRKAIADKIPFGWVTADAAYGFSKGWRFELEQADVFHVMATTRHDTVVTRWALDHPVHDLFTGLARQKWKRRSCGAGAHGQRVYDWARVEVRPWHREDRRHWVIARRSVHRPDEISYHIAYCPAGTTLDQLIRVAGSRWAIEECFQTAKQECGLDDYQVRRYPGWHRHMTLAMAAHACLTVLRARELDTGKAETDPPSSSTSASPRSDA
- a CDS encoding ALF repeat-containing protein gives rise to the protein MHSRTAITGVSQRASAHRRALSALLSAGLLSGLLGAPTAFAAEVPPAPAEVRRQIVDYWETGGPGITETAEQALLGGEEAIRTFLDQAQVIQHDDNRVEAARGPGPGFWTSERLGS
- a CDS encoding S1 family peptidase → MSAPRPRAAWITTTVATTLAGGLLATGAASAVVGIPGTSGQHAYTARVNVGEGDTARGCSGVLVGADWVLSAASCFADKPGDVLPAGKPKLKATATLGTTVLEVTELVPRTDRDAVLAKLAKPVTGIVPAKVASAAPAQGANLMLAGFGRTKTEWVPGKLHTGAFTLASTGAASYALNSKGGTTDTVCQGDAGGPVLNGQGEITALASRSWQGGCLGTAATETRTNAIAARVDDLRDWIDTNRARASGWKTQAFVQAGSSVYQAVRLPDGSWTGFSDLQAKVASLGGVRSSAVAGVNGDTHVLAISNSAGLYHTVRRENGSWDGFGDVFSAAGTLGKLTQVSAVSIGYELHVVAVADGKALHTVRNAAGEWTPFRDVTSGSVANVTAAATASVRGELQVGIVSGGKAYHSIRQTNGNWLGWGNVAQAAGATGPITSIGMAGSGDETHFVIAADAGTRQYHTIRNFNGTWSAFGELKDVLGTVTAKSVSAATVNGEIQVTATTADGKLLHTTRHANRTWDAPVTVPLLGLPAAPGSLATTATYTG
- a CDS encoding DoxX family protein; its protein translation is MPHPPRPGDGHLLGLLRIVTGSLFACHGVAKLFGVIGDGPVPTGLWPYWWAGLIGLTGGALLIRPAAPLCSGVMAYAYFTEHQPDRLLPMQNDGELAVLYCWTFLALAVAAPTALSLRGARRHLAAALRPTKPRPAGT
- a CDS encoding cupredoxin domain-containing protein, translated to MLLLKPASHPLRSVAVRAACAAAALVGVCLAPAGAQSAPAQSAPAARITIKAFGFGPGSLSVAPGTVVTVVNQDTAPHTGTGTGTGRAAFDTKTIKAGRSATFTAPRTRGTYSYICTIHQFMSGTLTIH
- a CDS encoding ferritin-like domain-containing protein encodes the protein MGAYGAALKAASAGKLGKVPPAVGTFAKTAMDQHAAHAKAWNAVLTGAGRPAITGVPLSNQPATLKALGQAKDIGAVARLALALEDQAA